In one window of Cydia fagiglandana chromosome 1, ilCydFagi1.1, whole genome shotgun sequence DNA:
- the LOC134669842 gene encoding uncharacterized protein LOC134669842 — MTWEELLTLALYFNIWRGEAVRLDTVKCGVDIEDTVEGAVPNHQYPWLGVLFYIINGDQGEVRSVTTVVLVHTEFVIANSADIGPMPKRSFRNRARVLLGEGWEREGRRVRNYVVHPEYGETINSIAIVHLRQPVQNRKIFKPVCPPPYEIRHPTFWVVKFDDNVEKLQKRVLPVTEVSAAKCREFYIEKSLYEAKRRPSFVKCAVSLAERAPCVWGAGAALLTRDVWGRWQLLGLSVYGPGCGAPARFLDMLRYYPWIKDALDKFQRITISEINQHKYVLRSGVAFGTLMRFGECDDYEMQNLIYHDYVRLSTDNINVKYATYNMTIFETVVYTCLVFELKHASASALLSVRHFCPHRRGGPSCYAYKGTRFDITVDVIFAEACALEIRTYGLQINISLIDIEQWKIEEGTYYEDFRLTPEVYSGPADLTKYGFEQLDEMMWVPDYNVWSTTGFNLDLSLFNVTNTTEYNRTTEVPEVETKTKGLLKLRRKTEPLRMGQKSKPIKYSVYWV, encoded by the exons ATGACATGGGAGGAACTGCTTACGCTGGCGTTATACTTTAACA tatggagaggGGAGGCAGTGAGACTGGACACGGTGAAGTGCGGCGTGGACATTGAAGATACGGTAGAAGGCGCGGTGCCAAACCACCAGTACCCGTGGCTAGGCGTGTTATTCTACATAATAA ACGGCGATCAAGGAGAGGTGCGTTCGGTGACGACGGTGGTGCTCGTACACACGGAATTCGTTATCGCTAACTCAGCCGACATCGGCCCCATGCCCAAGCGGTCCTTCCG AAACAGGGCGCGCGTGCTGCTGGGCGAGGGCTGGGAGCGCGAGGGGCGGCGTGTGCGCAATTACGTCGTGCACCCGGAGTACGGCGAGACCATCAACAGTATCGCTATAGTACATCTACGACAACCCGTGCAAAACC gTAAAATATTTAAACCGGTATGCCCACCTCCTTATGAAATTCGACACCCGACATTTTGGGTAGTTAAGTTCGAtgata ATGTAGAAAAACTGCAAAAGCGCGTGTTACCGGTTACTGAAGTATCCGCTGCTAAGTGCCGTGAGTTCTACATCGAAAAAAGT ctgtACGAGGCGAAGAGACGGCCATCTTTCGTGAAATGTGCGGTGTCACTGGCGGAGCGTGCGCCCTGCGTGTGGGGTGCGGGTGCGGCGTTACTCACGCGCGACGTGTGGGGCCGCTGGCAATTG CTAGGGCTAAGCGTGTACGGACCAGGctgcggcgcgccggcgcgcttCCTCGACATGCTGCGCTACTACCCCTGGATCAAGGACGCCTTGGACAAGTTCCAGCGTATCACCATCTCGGAGATCAACCAGCACAAATACGTATTGCGCA GTGGCGTTGCATTCGGCACGCTGATGCGTTTTGGTGAATGTGATGACTACGAGATGCAGAATCTTATCTATCATGACTACGTGAGGCTGAGCACAGACAACATCAATGTTAAATACGCAACATACAAC ATGACTATATTTGAGACGGTAGTATACACATGCCTGGTGTTCGAGCTGAAACATGCGTCGGCGTCCGCGTTGTTGAGCGTGCGCCATTTTTGTCCGCACCGGCGCGGCGGGCCCTCCTGCTACGCTTACAAGG GTACCCGGTTCGACATAACGGTGGACGTGATCTTTGCGGAGGCGTGTGCCCTGGAAATCCGCACGTATGGCCTCCAAATCAACATATCATTAATCGACATCGAGCAGTGGAAAATTGAGGAGGGCACATATTACGAGGACTTCAG ACTGACTCCGGAGGTGTACAGCGGGCCTGCTGACTTGACGAAGTACGGCTTCGAGCAGTTAGACGAGATGATGTGGGTTCCAGACTACAACGTATGGTCTACTACGGGATTTAATTTAGATTTAAGTCTGTTCAACGTCACAAACACAACAGAATACAACAGAACAACAGAAGTGCCTG AAGTAGAGACGAAGACGAAGGGGCTGTTAAAGTTAAGAAGGAAGACGGAACCACTCAGGATGGGTCAAAAAAGTAAGCCAATCAAATATAGTGTATACTGGGTGTAA